In the Muricauda sp. MAR_2010_75 genome, one interval contains:
- a CDS encoding amidohydrolase family protein, translating into MKIVKKGFLSLLCLLLFQSGFGQIEKAPERTEGEGPWSQLIIRGATMINGNLAPPIGPVDIVVENNRIVDVKTVGYPGVKINEAKRPKLKPGGKELQAEGMYILPGFVDTHAHIGGKAQGTTAEYVFKLWMGHGITTIADPGSGNGLDWTLDQKKRSASNKITAPRIKAFTFFGAGSETPISTPEQAREWVRENAKSGADGIKFFGAPPKIMQAALEENKKLGLRSKMHHAQTYVGEWNVLNSARAGLTAMEHWYGLPEALFYDRTVQDYSLDYNYQNEQDRFGEAGQLWAQSAPPFSDKWNSVMNELLELDFTLSPTMVIYEANRDLTRARRAEWHEEYTLPSLWEFYAPSRQSHGSYWHTWGTEKEVTWKKNYELWMTFINEYKNRGGRVTIGTDAGFIYELYGFAYPREMELLREAGFHPLEVIKAATLNGAESLGMDDEIGTIEPGKLADFVIVEENPVANLQSLYGTGTIKLTDDNKVIRAGGVKYTIKDGIIYDAKKLLSDVKAMVEKAKAEEGYKIIQPGLKGSK; encoded by the coding sequence GCTCCCGAAAGGACAGAAGGTGAGGGGCCATGGTCCCAACTAATCATTCGAGGTGCCACCATGATCAATGGAAACTTGGCACCACCCATTGGACCAGTGGACATTGTTGTGGAGAACAATCGTATTGTTGATGTTAAAACTGTGGGGTATCCCGGGGTTAAAATCAATGAAGCAAAACGTCCAAAATTAAAACCGGGTGGTAAAGAGCTCCAAGCAGAAGGGATGTACATCTTGCCTGGCTTTGTGGACACCCATGCCCATATCGGAGGAAAAGCTCAAGGTACAACCGCAGAATATGTTTTTAAACTATGGATGGGCCACGGAATTACCACAATTGCCGATCCTGGAAGTGGAAATGGGTTGGATTGGACATTGGATCAAAAGAAAAGGAGTGCCAGCAATAAAATTACCGCTCCAAGAATAAAGGCCTTTACCTTTTTTGGAGCCGGCTCGGAAACACCGATCTCAACCCCAGAACAGGCTAGGGAATGGGTGCGTGAAAATGCCAAAAGTGGTGCGGATGGCATTAAGTTCTTTGGCGCACCGCCCAAAATTATGCAAGCGGCGCTAGAAGAAAACAAAAAATTGGGATTGCGATCAAAGATGCACCACGCCCAAACCTATGTGGGTGAATGGAACGTGTTGAACAGTGCCAGGGCAGGGCTTACGGCCATGGAACACTGGTATGGACTTCCCGAAGCCTTGTTTTACGATAGAACCGTACAGGATTATTCCTTGGACTACAATTATCAAAATGAGCAGGACCGTTTTGGTGAGGCAGGTCAGCTATGGGCACAGTCTGCACCCCCATTTTCAGATAAATGGAACAGTGTAATGAACGAGTTGCTCGAACTTGATTTCACACTCTCCCCGACCATGGTCATTTATGAAGCCAATAGGGACTTGACCCGGGCGCGTAGGGCCGAATGGCATGAAGAATACACCTTGCCTTCACTTTGGGAATTTTATGCACCGAGCAGACAATCACATGGATCGTACTGGCATACGTGGGGAACAGAAAAAGAAGTTACATGGAAAAAGAACTATGAGCTTTGGATGACGTTTATCAACGAATACAAAAACCGTGGTGGACGGGTCACTATTGGTACAGATGCTGGATTTATTTATGAACTCTACGGTTTTGCCTATCCCCGAGAGATGGAACTATTGCGCGAAGCAGGATTCCATCCACTGGAAGTGATCAAAGCAGCTACTTTAAATGGGGCGGAATCTTTAGGAATGGATGATGAAATAGGAACAATAGAACCCGGTAAACTGGCCGATTTTGTAATTGTTGAGGAAAATCCAGTGGCCAATTTGCAAAGTTTGTACGGCACCGGTACCATTAAGCTTACTGATGACAATAAGGTAATCCGTGCCGGAGGTGTAAAATACACCATAAAGGATGGAATAATTTACGATGCCAAAAAATTGCTTTCAGATGTAAAGGCCATGGTAGAAAAAGCCAAAGCGGAAGAAGGGTATAAAATTATTCAACCTGGACTGAAAGGGTCAAAATAA
- a CDS encoding proline dehydrogenase family protein, producing the protein MAFVFLFMNVTSLVDIYVPRNNFKIAMQNTLNFENTQIAFSSKSTTQLKKAEWLFSVVKKAWLTNLAKSITNFLLRIGFPIEPILKQTVFEQFCGGETIVQCEGTVNSLFQNGGVHSILDYSIEGKETENFFDGTLETMLKICKYGDGSPEVPFLVFKPTGMGRFKIYEKVSTQIDLNSDEALEWERIQKRFDAVCSAVANTNFLKIMVDAEESWIQDTIDTLVEEMMVKYNTERTVVFNTVQMYRWDRLSYLQRMYSFGQKNNIRVGVKLVRGAYMEKERERAFKKGYISPICEDKRATDINFDEGIHFCLNHLDVFDIFAGSHNEMSCQKLSHSLKEEGISKDDERIWFGQLYGMSDHISFNLANSGYNTAKYVPFGPVREVVPYLFRRAEENTSVGSQTSRELFFIKKELLRRKNERE; encoded by the coding sequence GTGGCATTTGTGTTCTTGTTCATGAATGTCACTTCACTTGTCGATATATATGTTCCCAGGAACAATTTTAAGATTGCTATGCAGAACACGCTGAATTTTGAAAACACCCAAATAGCATTTTCATCAAAATCAACTACGCAATTAAAAAAGGCAGAATGGCTATTTTCTGTTGTAAAAAAGGCTTGGCTCACCAATTTGGCCAAATCCATAACAAATTTTCTGCTACGTATTGGGTTTCCCATAGAACCCATTTTAAAACAAACGGTTTTTGAACAATTCTGCGGAGGTGAAACCATTGTGCAATGTGAAGGTACTGTCAATAGCTTGTTTCAGAATGGAGGCGTTCACTCTATTTTGGACTATTCCATAGAGGGTAAGGAAACGGAGAATTTTTTTGATGGCACTTTGGAGACCATGCTCAAAATCTGTAAGTATGGAGATGGTTCACCGGAGGTTCCTTTTCTGGTTTTTAAACCTACCGGGATGGGGCGGTTCAAAATCTATGAGAAAGTTTCAACCCAAATCGACTTGAATTCAGATGAAGCATTGGAGTGGGAGAGAATCCAGAAAAGATTCGATGCCGTTTGCAGTGCGGTTGCCAATACCAACTTCCTAAAGATTATGGTTGATGCCGAAGAATCCTGGATACAGGATACCATTGATACATTGGTGGAAGAGATGATGGTTAAATACAACACGGAGCGGACCGTGGTTTTCAATACGGTACAAATGTACCGATGGGATCGATTGTCTTATTTACAACGAATGTATTCATTTGGGCAAAAGAACAACATCCGTGTTGGTGTAAAATTGGTGCGCGGCGCCTATATGGAAAAAGAAAGGGAGCGCGCTTTTAAAAAGGGTTACATAAGCCCTATATGTGAGGACAAGCGTGCCACGGATATTAATTTTGATGAGGGAATACATTTTTGCCTGAACCATTTGGATGTGTTTGATATTTTCGCCGGCTCCCATAATGAGATGAGCTGCCAAAAACTTTCCCACAGTTTAAAAGAGGAAGGTATCTCCAAGGATGATGAACGAATTTGGTTTGGTCAACTTTATGGAATGAGTGACCATATAAGCTTTAATCTGGCCAATAGTGGCTATAATACGGCTAAGTATGTTCCCTTTGGCCCGGTAAGGGAAGTTGTTCCTTATTTGTTTAGGAGGGCCGAGGAGAATACTTCCGTTGGTTCACAGACTTCCCGGGAACTCTTCTTTATCAAAAAAGAACTGCTTCGTAGAAAAAACGAAAGAGAGTAG
- a CDS encoding sigma-70 family RNA polymerase sigma factor — protein MKNQTEDTIRGIFIKHYQEWCVLSFSFLHSMPEAEDVVQDIMVKLLTRKDVHTIENLPSYIRVSIKNASLLKIKSGQKVRRLDETVSLYDTSYEQELIDREAQVEVQKALNILPEQSKRVFELCVIEGLQYKNTADVLGISTNTVKYHLKKAFKILRHNLSSSYFFDLIIVIVVFFS, from the coding sequence ATGAAGAATCAAACCGAAGATACCATAAGAGGAATATTCATTAAGCACTATCAGGAATGGTGTGTTCTTTCATTCTCATTCCTTCATAGTATGCCAGAAGCCGAGGATGTGGTGCAAGACATCATGGTCAAACTTTTGACCCGAAAAGATGTGCACACCATTGAAAACCTTCCATCTTATATTAGGGTTTCCATTAAGAATGCGAGTCTCTTAAAAATTAAATCGGGACAAAAAGTCCGTCGATTGGATGAAACGGTGAGCTTGTACGATACTTCTTACGAACAGGAACTTATTGATAGGGAAGCTCAGGTTGAGGTGCAAAAAGCACTCAATATTTTGCCCGAACAAAGCAAAAGGGTTTTTGAGCTTTGTGTGATTGAGGGACTTCAATATAAAAATACCGCAGATGTTCTCGGAATTTCCACAAACACAGTGAAATATCACCTAAAAAAGGCCTTCAAAATTCTTCGTCACAATCTTAGTAGTTCGTATTTTTTTGACCTCATTATTGTGATTGTTGTTTTTTTTAGTTAA
- a CDS encoding FecR family protein, whose translation MKLSEWLLASEENQNIYQNIETFYRKGGDISGLATLEVHAAWEKVLEKHLARKKQSRVKHIIRSTYKYAAVLLIALMAGYAYWNYNNAPDAIANEKIEDEGIVIVFDNGEKIKLSSEKKQEQLLDKDGNRIGERNGDQLDYSGKENLGELVYNTLSVPNGRRFDIVLSDNSHVYLNAGSSLRYPVNFIPGKKRQVFLEGEAFFEVSEDKEHPFVVTSGNMDVQVLGTKFNVNAYPEETNINTVLVEGSVQLNVTEDEKNANSSSVLLEPGHIAHWDKDSKSAKMEEVDTELYTSWMQGKLVLRGMRFKDIMKKLERHYGVSIQNKNKELENRVFTATFDVETIEEVLNTFVAETDFDYFIEKDQITILE comes from the coding sequence ATGAAACTCAGTGAGTGGCTGTTGGCCTCTGAAGAAAATCAGAACATTTATCAAAACATAGAAACTTTTTACAGGAAAGGAGGCGATATTTCCGGTTTAGCAACATTGGAAGTCCATGCTGCTTGGGAAAAAGTTTTGGAAAAACATTTGGCGAGGAAGAAACAAAGCCGTGTCAAACACATCATACGGTCAACCTATAAATATGCCGCTGTTCTACTCATTGCCCTTATGGCAGGATATGCGTATTGGAACTACAATAATGCGCCCGATGCCATTGCAAATGAAAAAATTGAGGATGAAGGCATTGTGATTGTTTTTGACAATGGAGAAAAAATTAAGCTCTCTTCCGAAAAGAAACAGGAACAGCTGTTGGACAAGGATGGTAACCGAATAGGGGAGAGAAATGGTGATCAACTGGATTATTCCGGAAAAGAAAACTTGGGTGAACTGGTCTATAATACATTGTCCGTGCCCAATGGAAGACGGTTTGATATTGTTTTATCGGATAACTCGCATGTGTATCTCAATGCGGGGTCTTCCCTTCGTTATCCCGTAAATTTTATTCCAGGTAAAAAAAGACAAGTGTTTTTGGAAGGTGAAGCCTTTTTTGAAGTTTCCGAAGACAAGGAGCATCCGTTTGTGGTGACCAGTGGAAATATGGATGTTCAGGTTCTAGGGACAAAGTTCAATGTAAATGCCTACCCTGAAGAAACCAATATCAATACCGTATTGGTGGAAGGTTCCGTGCAGTTGAACGTGACGGAGGACGAGAAAAATGCCAATTCTTCATCAGTATTGTTGGAGCCGGGGCATATTGCCCATTGGGACAAAGATTCCAAATCGGCAAAGATGGAAGAAGTTGATACCGAATTGTATACCAGTTGGATGCAAGGAAAACTTGTTCTTAGGGGCATGCGATTCAAGGATATTATGAAAAAGCTGGAAAGGCATTACGGAGTGTCCATCCAAAATAAGAACAAAGAGCTGGAAAACCGGGTATTCACTGCCACTTTTGATGTGGAGACTATTGAAGAGGTGCTCAACACATTCGTTGCCGAGACCGACTTTGACTACTTTATTGAAAAAGATCAAATAACCATTTTAGAATAA
- a CDS encoding SusC/RagA family TonB-linked outer membrane protein, translating to MENVEIAQVFEQIESVSEFKFFYDNRKVNAHRKVSINVDQKLITEILDKLFQGTNISYLFNKQQIVLKTKNAIDVAPMEASLSPLSESDLQATISGTVTDSNGVPIPGASVVEKGTTNGVAADFDGNYQITVQGSNAVLVVSSIGFARREVTVGGSTSLDIVLQEDTQSLNEVVVTALGIKQETKKLGYSIAQVDAEEVNVNRSSNFMNTLQGKVAGVNISSLSSGPGGSSKVRIRGQSSISGTNNPLIVVNGVPIDNTSFGTSPGSASSEVGTNSGGVYSDGGDGFSSINPDDIESMTILKGATGAALYGSRAKDGVIMITTKSRGRQQGLGVTYNINITDHTPLDFTDYQYEYGQGENGVRPTSANPTSGQWSFGERFQPGMTQVLFDGVEVPYVPVRDRIKKFYRNGTDITHSISISNGSEKGGFNLSLSNLGSKGITPNNEFNRKTVNFGANYDLSDKLSIESHINYSYEKNINPPNVGQQDNTISVALYNMANSMPLDLLNEKKFNADGNEFVYSRFRNRTNPYFTLSEQFNEIRRDRIFGNVLARYEIAPWLIGQVRVGQDYWSRSQQYNGYPTGQASRPSAPAPFFNGTFTQTARRYRETNVDFLLSGNVDVNEDFAVGYNVGGNQMRRRQDLNRVDVTDFVIRDLYTVQNGRVKNPTYALSERGINSLYGAVDLSYKDTYFLSGTARNDWFSTLSEANRSILYPSVSGSVLFSNLLGDSAEWLTLGKFRAAYAEVGSDTDVNPYADALFYDINANFFPGPDGSPKPVAGANTSTLPNPDLRPMRVKETEIGVDLRMFDNRVGLDLAVYRKTTIDQIIPAQISNSSGFISQLINSGESRSDGIEMLLNLTPIRNDDLRWDFNFNASYNKTKVISLLSDEEGESILVGNHIFNGFLYQVVGEEIGQLAGFGYKFDDQGRQVFADDGRPLRSDEIKFYGSALPKWVGGITNTVRYKDFNLSFLIDFKLGGKMISGTNFNAVRHGLHKITLPGRETGVVGEGVNQAGQPNTVATESQTYWEVVRSQQLIEPIVYNSGYWKLRQVTLGYDFRKFIPEDSPVQGVTLSLIANNVAMLKKWVPNIDPDSFSFSSDNVSGLESTGVPTTRSIGFNLNVKF from the coding sequence ATGGAAAATGTAGAGATTGCGCAGGTGTTCGAACAAATTGAGTCTGTCTCAGAATTCAAGTTCTTTTATGACAACAGAAAAGTAAATGCTCACAGAAAGGTCTCTATTAATGTAGACCAAAAATTGATTACGGAAATACTGGACAAACTCTTCCAGGGAACAAACATTTCTTATCTTTTTAACAAACAACAAATTGTTTTAAAAACTAAGAACGCAATCGATGTAGCTCCAATGGAGGCAAGTCTTTCGCCTCTTTCTGAAAGCGATTTGCAAGCTACAATTTCTGGTACGGTCACAGACTCCAATGGGGTACCAATACCTGGGGCATCCGTGGTAGAAAAAGGCACCACCAATGGTGTGGCTGCCGACTTTGATGGAAATTACCAAATTACGGTACAGGGTTCTAATGCCGTTTTGGTGGTCAGTTCCATCGGATTTGCAAGAAGAGAAGTTACCGTGGGTGGATCTACCTCCCTAGATATTGTATTGCAAGAAGATACCCAGAGCTTGAATGAAGTAGTCGTAACTGCATTGGGGATTAAGCAAGAGACCAAGAAATTGGGGTATTCCATTGCCCAAGTTGATGCTGAGGAGGTCAATGTGAACAGATCATCCAACTTCATGAACACCCTTCAAGGTAAAGTAGCCGGTGTAAATATTTCCTCATTGAGCTCTGGACCTGGTGGTTCATCAAAAGTTAGGATTCGAGGTCAATCTTCAATTTCGGGAACCAATAACCCACTGATTGTTGTAAACGGTGTGCCAATTGATAATACCTCTTTTGGTACCAGTCCTGGTAGTGCCAGTTCTGAAGTAGGTACCAACAGTGGTGGTGTATATTCTGATGGGGGTGATGGTTTCTCCAGTATCAACCCAGATGACATAGAAAGTATGACCATCCTTAAAGGCGCCACAGGTGCTGCGCTTTATGGATCTAGGGCAAAAGACGGTGTTATTATGATCACCACAAAATCCCGTGGGCGCCAGCAAGGATTAGGGGTCACCTATAACATTAACATTACGGACCATACACCTTTGGATTTTACAGATTACCAATATGAATATGGACAAGGTGAAAATGGAGTTAGGCCAACATCTGCCAACCCAACCTCTGGACAGTGGTCTTTTGGTGAACGTTTTCAACCCGGAATGACACAAGTCCTTTTTGATGGTGTTGAGGTTCCTTATGTTCCGGTACGGGACAGAATAAAGAAGTTTTACAGAAATGGTACAGATATTACCCATTCCATATCCATTTCAAATGGGTCTGAAAAAGGTGGTTTTAACCTTTCGCTTTCCAACCTGGGTAGTAAGGGTATTACCCCAAACAATGAGTTCAATAGGAAAACGGTAAACTTTGGAGCAAACTATGATTTGTCAGACAAACTTTCTATTGAATCCCACATTAATTATTCGTACGAGAAAAACATAAATCCACCCAACGTAGGTCAGCAGGATAACACAATTTCTGTAGCGCTGTACAACATGGCCAACTCTATGCCTTTGGATTTATTGAATGAGAAAAAGTTCAATGCTGATGGTAATGAGTTTGTGTACAGTAGGTTTAGAAACCGTACCAATCCCTATTTCACACTTTCTGAGCAGTTCAATGAAATTAGAAGAGATAGAATATTTGGAAACGTTTTGGCGCGGTATGAGATTGCCCCATGGCTTATTGGTCAGGTTCGGGTAGGACAAGATTACTGGTCACGTTCCCAGCAGTACAATGGGTATCCAACTGGTCAAGCTTCAAGACCATCTGCTCCGGCTCCGTTCTTTAATGGAACCTTTACACAAACGGCAAGAAGGTATAGGGAAACCAACGTTGACTTCCTTCTTTCTGGTAATGTTGATGTGAATGAAGATTTTGCAGTGGGTTACAATGTTGGTGGAAACCAGATGCGAAGAAGACAAGATTTAAACCGCGTTGATGTAACCGATTTCGTAATTCGTGATTTGTACACTGTACAGAACGGTAGGGTGAAAAACCCAACGTACGCTTTGTCTGAAAGAGGAATTAATTCTTTGTACGGAGCTGTTGATCTATCCTATAAGGATACCTACTTTTTAAGTGGTACGGCTCGTAACGATTGGTTCTCAACACTTTCCGAAGCAAATAGAAGTATCTTATATCCTTCTGTTTCCGGTAGCGTACTCTTCTCCAATCTGTTGGGGGACAGTGCGGAATGGTTGACACTTGGTAAATTTAGAGCTGCTTATGCCGAAGTGGGAAGTGATACGGATGTAAATCCTTATGCTGATGCGTTGTTCTATGACATTAACGCCAACTTTTTCCCAGGACCAGATGGGTCTCCCAAGCCAGTGGCCGGTGCCAATACCTCAACACTTCCTAATCCCGATCTACGCCCAATGCGGGTAAAGGAAACGGAAATAGGTGTCGATTTAAGAATGTTCGATAACCGTGTAGGATTGGATTTGGCCGTGTATCGCAAGACCACAATAGATCAGATCATTCCAGCTCAGATTTCCAACTCTTCTGGATTTATAAGTCAGTTGATCAACAGTGGTGAAAGTAGAAGTGATGGTATTGAAATGTTATTGAACTTAACACCAATCCGTAACGATGATTTACGATGGGACTTTAATTTCAATGCTTCTTATAACAAGACCAAAGTGATCAGCCTTCTGAGTGATGAAGAGGGAGAGAGCATTTTGGTGGGGAACCATATATTCAATGGGTTCCTATACCAAGTTGTTGGTGAGGAGATCGGACAATTGGCCGGTTTTGGCTATAAGTTCGATGATCAGGGAAGACAGGTATTCGCTGATGATGGTAGACCACTTAGATCAGATGAGATCAAATTCTATGGTAGTGCACTGCCCAAATGGGTCGGAGGTATTACCAATACCGTACGGTACAAGGATTTCAACTTATCCTTTTTGATTGACTTTAAACTAGGAGGTAAGATGATTTCAGGTACCAACTTTAACGCTGTTAGACACGGTCTTCATAAAATAACCCTTCCTGGAAGAGAAACTGGAGTTGTTGGTGAGGGTGTAAACCAGGCAGGACAACCTAATACTGTTGCAACCGAGTCACAAACCTATTGGGAAGTTGTGCGTTCGCAGCAGTTGATTGAACCCATTGTGTACAATTCCGGATACTGGAAATTGAGACAAGTTACCCTAGGGT